From one Brachypodium distachyon strain Bd21 chromosome 4, Brachypodium_distachyon_v3.0, whole genome shotgun sequence genomic stretch:
- the LOC100823702 gene encoding putative L-type lectin-domain containing receptor kinase V.2 isoform X2, with translation MRLLVPDGARQQHRRSPSSDPALSLAPAVTAAGPRERRPAEEAGASGRTVAVGIRRDAASRELLTWALVKVANAGDRVVALHVAAGGGGGGGAGSEEKGEAADSLATVLAVYDGFCNLKQINLELKVCRGSSIRKTLVKEAASCGAAHLILGVAKNSRPFGSSSPSVAKYCARRVPTSCSVLAVNNGKIIYQRDAPQQEPIHSTTTTAETPRRSYRKLLTSLIGEKPQDEHVKDNRTISRAVTMPMSTPTRSKEVSLALVPVKGCRRDSSEVATGWPFLRKKFLPDRKAELSDKPKMSVVQWAMRLPSRYSAVSPAHLEHRTMRPDSTPILGDRVVVPSRSNSGNSSVVIEELDNEIPEELISLRDKFLSIYSSYSYSELSKITSDFSPECIVGQGGTSQVYKGCLTNGKELAVKILKYSDDVLKEFVSEVEIVSSLSHKNIISIIGFCFKNNDLLLVYEYLQRGSLEELLHGEKECKNVFGWTERFNVASGVAYALDYLHGNGNSRPVIHRDVKSSNILISEDFEPKLSDFGLALWAAEATPQITCNDVAGTFGYLAPEYFMHGKVNDKIDVFAYGVVLLELISGRKPLCTGCPKGQESLVMWANSIIQGGKLAELVDPSFPTEGHDDEVERMTLAASLCIRPAPQHRPHIAAVVKLLDGDNDILKWARSQIGSSYESDTDEDAVTLTPPENSTNIQSYINLAFDVDDDSASVSSNDFITANTSLEEYLQGRWSRTSSFD, from the exons ATGAGGCTCCTCGTCCCCGACGGCGCGCGCCAGCAGCACCGCCGAAGCCCGTCGTCCGACCCGGCGCTGTcgctggcgccggcggtgacggcggcaGGGCCCCGCGAGAGACGGCCGGCTGAGGAGGCGGGGGCGAGCGGGAGGACGGTGGCGGTGGGGATCAGGAGGGACGCGGCCAGCCGCGAGCTCCTCACCTGGGCCCTCGTCAAGGTCGCCAATGCCGGCGACCGCGTCGTCGCCCtccacgtcgccgccg gaggaggcggaggaggaggggctggATCGGAGGAGAAGGGCGAGGCCGCGGATTCGCTCGCCACGGTGCTCGCCGTGTACGACGGCTTCTGCAACCTCAAGCAG ATCAATTTGGAGCTCAAGGTCTGCAGAGGATCGTCTATTCGGAAAACTTTGGTGAAGGAAGCGGCCTCTTGTGGTGCTGCACACCTGATCCTCGGTGTCGCGAAGAATTCCCGGCCTTTTGG GTCCTCCTCCCCTTCAGTTGCCAAGTACTGTGCCAGGAGAGTTCCCACAAGTTGCTCGGTTCTTGCTGTGAACAATGGCAAGATTATTTACCAAAGAGATGCACCACAGCAAGAACCAATCCATAGCACTACCACAA CTGCTGAGACTCCAAGGAGAAGTTACCGGAAGCTTCTGACTTCACTGATAGGAGAGAAACCTCAGGACGAACACGTAAAGGATAACAGGACAATTTCTCGGGCTGTGACCATGCCAATGAGCACACCCACGCGGTCCAAGGAAGTTTCATTAGCATTAGTTCCAGTGAAGGGTTGCCGGCGTGATTCGTCAGAAGTGGCAACTGGCTGGCCATTCTTAAGGAAGAAGTTCTTGCCGGACCGAAAGGCTGAGTTGTCTGACAAACCCAAGATGTCTGTGGTGCAGTGGGCAATGCGACTCCCGAGCAGGTATTCAGCAGTTTCGCCAGCCCATCTGGAACACAGAACAATGAGACCCGACTCAACTCCTATCTTGGGGGATCGGGTGGTTGTCCCTTCAAGAAGCAATTCAGGAAACTCTTCTGTGGTGATCGAGGAATTGGATAATGAAATTCCAGAGGAGCTGATCTCTCTCAGAGATAAATTCCTGTCCATTTATTCTTCCTACAGTTACAGTGAGCTTTCAAAGATCACTTCCGATTTCTCACCTG AGTGTATAGTTGGGCAAGGTGGCACGAGCCAAGTTTACAAAGGTTGTTTGACAAATGGCAAGGAGTTAGCAGTGAAGATCCTGAAGTATTCCGATGATGTACTGAAGGAGTTTGTCTCAGAGGTTGAGATTGTCAGCTCTCTCAGTCACAAGAACATTATATCCATCATCGGCTTCTGCTTCAAAAATAATGACCTTTTATTGGTGTACGAGTACTTGCAAAGAGGAAGCCTAGAAGAACTACTGCATG GCGAGAAAGAATGTAAAAATGTGTTTGGTTGGACTGAGAGGTTCAATGTGGCTTCAGGCGTTGCTTATGCACTGGATTATCTCCATGGTAATGGCAACAGTCGCCCAGTGATCCATAGGGATGTCAAGTCATCAAATATCCTCATCTCAGAGGATTTTGAGCCAAAG TTATCGGACTTTGGCCTTGCGCTTTGGGCTGCCGAAGCAACACCCCAGATCACATGTAATGATGTTGCAGGCACTTTTGG GTATCTAGCTCCTGAATACTTCATGCATGGCAAGGTCAATGACAAAATTGATGTGTTCGCTTATGGTGTTGTCCTTCTTGAACTCATCTCCGGAAGGAAACCACTGTGCACTGGTTGTCCAAAAGGCCAGGAGAGTCTAGTTATGTGG GCGAATTCCATCATACAAGGAGGAAAGCTCGCAGAACTAGTAGATCCTAGCTTTCCGACTGAAGGTCATGATGATGAAGTCGAGAGAATGACTCTTGCTGCTTCACTCTGCATCAGACCAGCACCTCAACACCGTCCTCACATTGCAGCT GTCGTGAAGCTACTTGACGGTGACAATGATATTCTCAAATGGGCTAGATCTCAAATCGGCTCATCATATGAAAGCGACACAGATGAAGATGCGGTTACCCTTACACCGCCTGAGAACAGCACGAATATCCAGTCCTACATCAATCTCGCATTCGATGTGGACGATGACTCTGCCTCCGTCAGCAGCAACGATTTCATCACCGCAAACACATCCTTGGAAGAGTATCTGCAAGGAAGATGGAGTCGAACGTCGAGCTTTGACTGA
- the LOC100823702 gene encoding putative L-type lectin-domain containing receptor kinase V.2 isoform X1 translates to MRLLVPDGARQQHRRSPSSDPALSLAPAVTAAGPRERRPAEEAGASGRTVAVGIRRDAASRELLTWALVKVANAGDRVVALHVAAGGGGGGGAGSEEKGEAADSLATVLAVYDGFCNLKQINLELKVCRGSSIRKTLVKEAASCGAAHLILGVAKNSRPFGSSSPSVAKYCARRVPTSCSVLAVNNGKIIYQRDAPQQEPIHSTTTTAETPRRSYRKLLTSLIGEKPQDEHVKDNRTISRAVTMPMSTPTRSKEVSLALVPVKGCRRDSSEVATGWPFLRKKFLPDRKAELSDKPKMSVVQWAMRLPSRYSAVSPAHLEHRTMRPDSTPILGDRVVVPSRSNSGNSSVVIEELDNEIPEELISLRDKFLSIYSSYSYSELSKITSDFSPECIVGQGGTSQVYKGCLTNGKELAVKILKYSDDVLKEFVSEVEIVSSLSHKNIISIIGFCFKNNDLLLVYEYLQRGSLEELLHGEKECKNVFGWTERFNVASGVAYALDYLHGNGNSRPVIHRDVKSSNILISEDFEPKQLSDFGLALWAAEATPQITCNDVAGTFGYLAPEYFMHGKVNDKIDVFAYGVVLLELISGRKPLCTGCPKGQESLVMWANSIIQGGKLAELVDPSFPTEGHDDEVERMTLAASLCIRPAPQHRPHIAAVVKLLDGDNDILKWARSQIGSSYESDTDEDAVTLTPPENSTNIQSYINLAFDVDDDSASVSSNDFITANTSLEEYLQGRWSRTSSFD, encoded by the exons ATGAGGCTCCTCGTCCCCGACGGCGCGCGCCAGCAGCACCGCCGAAGCCCGTCGTCCGACCCGGCGCTGTcgctggcgccggcggtgacggcggcaGGGCCCCGCGAGAGACGGCCGGCTGAGGAGGCGGGGGCGAGCGGGAGGACGGTGGCGGTGGGGATCAGGAGGGACGCGGCCAGCCGCGAGCTCCTCACCTGGGCCCTCGTCAAGGTCGCCAATGCCGGCGACCGCGTCGTCGCCCtccacgtcgccgccg gaggaggcggaggaggaggggctggATCGGAGGAGAAGGGCGAGGCCGCGGATTCGCTCGCCACGGTGCTCGCCGTGTACGACGGCTTCTGCAACCTCAAGCAG ATCAATTTGGAGCTCAAGGTCTGCAGAGGATCGTCTATTCGGAAAACTTTGGTGAAGGAAGCGGCCTCTTGTGGTGCTGCACACCTGATCCTCGGTGTCGCGAAGAATTCCCGGCCTTTTGG GTCCTCCTCCCCTTCAGTTGCCAAGTACTGTGCCAGGAGAGTTCCCACAAGTTGCTCGGTTCTTGCTGTGAACAATGGCAAGATTATTTACCAAAGAGATGCACCACAGCAAGAACCAATCCATAGCACTACCACAA CTGCTGAGACTCCAAGGAGAAGTTACCGGAAGCTTCTGACTTCACTGATAGGAGAGAAACCTCAGGACGAACACGTAAAGGATAACAGGACAATTTCTCGGGCTGTGACCATGCCAATGAGCACACCCACGCGGTCCAAGGAAGTTTCATTAGCATTAGTTCCAGTGAAGGGTTGCCGGCGTGATTCGTCAGAAGTGGCAACTGGCTGGCCATTCTTAAGGAAGAAGTTCTTGCCGGACCGAAAGGCTGAGTTGTCTGACAAACCCAAGATGTCTGTGGTGCAGTGGGCAATGCGACTCCCGAGCAGGTATTCAGCAGTTTCGCCAGCCCATCTGGAACACAGAACAATGAGACCCGACTCAACTCCTATCTTGGGGGATCGGGTGGTTGTCCCTTCAAGAAGCAATTCAGGAAACTCTTCTGTGGTGATCGAGGAATTGGATAATGAAATTCCAGAGGAGCTGATCTCTCTCAGAGATAAATTCCTGTCCATTTATTCTTCCTACAGTTACAGTGAGCTTTCAAAGATCACTTCCGATTTCTCACCTG AGTGTATAGTTGGGCAAGGTGGCACGAGCCAAGTTTACAAAGGTTGTTTGACAAATGGCAAGGAGTTAGCAGTGAAGATCCTGAAGTATTCCGATGATGTACTGAAGGAGTTTGTCTCAGAGGTTGAGATTGTCAGCTCTCTCAGTCACAAGAACATTATATCCATCATCGGCTTCTGCTTCAAAAATAATGACCTTTTATTGGTGTACGAGTACTTGCAAAGAGGAAGCCTAGAAGAACTACTGCATG GCGAGAAAGAATGTAAAAATGTGTTTGGTTGGACTGAGAGGTTCAATGTGGCTTCAGGCGTTGCTTATGCACTGGATTATCTCCATGGTAATGGCAACAGTCGCCCAGTGATCCATAGGGATGTCAAGTCATCAAATATCCTCATCTCAGAGGATTTTGAGCCAAAG CAGTTATCGGACTTTGGCCTTGCGCTTTGGGCTGCCGAAGCAACACCCCAGATCACATGTAATGATGTTGCAGGCACTTTTGG GTATCTAGCTCCTGAATACTTCATGCATGGCAAGGTCAATGACAAAATTGATGTGTTCGCTTATGGTGTTGTCCTTCTTGAACTCATCTCCGGAAGGAAACCACTGTGCACTGGTTGTCCAAAAGGCCAGGAGAGTCTAGTTATGTGG GCGAATTCCATCATACAAGGAGGAAAGCTCGCAGAACTAGTAGATCCTAGCTTTCCGACTGAAGGTCATGATGATGAAGTCGAGAGAATGACTCTTGCTGCTTCACTCTGCATCAGACCAGCACCTCAACACCGTCCTCACATTGCAGCT GTCGTGAAGCTACTTGACGGTGACAATGATATTCTCAAATGGGCTAGATCTCAAATCGGCTCATCATATGAAAGCGACACAGATGAAGATGCGGTTACCCTTACACCGCCTGAGAACAGCACGAATATCCAGTCCTACATCAATCTCGCATTCGATGTGGACGATGACTCTGCCTCCGTCAGCAGCAACGATTTCATCACCGCAAACACATCCTTGGAAGAGTATCTGCAAGGAAGATGGAGTCGAACGTCGAGCTTTGACTGA